In the Symmachiella macrocystis genome, CTTTCGGAAAAATCTACTAACGCGACATATCACGACCTTCCGGCGTCAAAAGGATGGCAAGTACCATCGCGACACCGAAGTACATCGCCTGAAAGTGTTCTCTCGCTCGGATGTGTCCGCGTGGCTGCGGGCAACCGGATTTCGGGTACGAACGAAAACTGCCTACGGCACCTATCAATTAAGCAAACGGCAATCAATCTTCATCTGCCGAAAGCCTGAATAGAGTGTAGTTGGGCAGACTCCCACCTGCGGCATTCACAGGTTTGGCCGAAGGCCAACGGGCTGGTTGGGAAAGGATCCCACTTATCCCTATCCCGTCGCTGCGGAGGATAGCCTTCAGGCGGGAGCCCCACGTACTTACTTTCCGAAACGTCACCCTACCAAGAATACCCCCGTTCCATCCTCCATTCACCATCAACGATCTTCAAACCGAAAAATACATATGTCTGGTTCGCTTCTTCTTCGAAATCGACGCGTACCGTCCAAAAACCACTCTTGCCTTTGCGTGCCATCGATATTTTGCATTTTGGGGGATCGATTCTCTTGTATCCAGCACAAAATTCTTCAAACGTCCTTGGCTCTCCGATTCTCTTGGACGGCCCGTAAAATAACTTCCGTGCGGCGTCATAATTGTCCGCTTCGACAAGTTCCAAGAACTTCCTTACCGAATCATCCGACAGGTTGCCCTTTTGATCCTCTGGCAGCGGAAAAAAAGGGAAGTATTCATAAACGCCCCAGCTGACTATGGCAGACAGCGCCACCAGACCAAACACGGCCAAAGACGCCGGCAGGAGATACCTAGAAACGTCCCGCCGGGGCGTCTGGTTTGATTCCGCTGCAGAGGTATTTCCATGGTTCTGTGCTGTCATCGTATTTCCTCGACGGTTTAGTTGTGGGTAACCCCAAACGATTCTTGCAGGGGCAAGCTGCATACGTTCGCCAAACTGGAACCCCTCCGCCCAAAACAGTACGATACCCCTCACTACGTTTGAAACTGTAAACGACAGAGGAGATGACTGCGATGGAGAAATGGCCAATTGGTGTGTTCGCTTCGGTCGATGCCGGGCTGGGGGTGCATCTGGATGTTGCGCAAGAACTCGGTGTGCCGACCGTACAGGTGCATGCGCCGCATCAGGCGACGCGGACGGAAAAGACCGCACAGGAGTTCCTTGCCAAATGCAACGATGCGGGGATCACGATTACGGCTGTGTTTGGCGGATTTGATGGCGAAAGTTATGCCGACATCCCCACGACCGTTCGCACTGTCGGTTTGGTGCCCGAAGATACGCGGGCGGCGCGCGTGCAGGAGATGAAAGAGATCTCCGACTTCGCCAAGTTGTTGGGGTGCGACACGGTGGCTTTGCATATCGGCTTTGTGCCGGATGCTGCTTCGGAGAGTTATCAAGACTTGCTGACCGTCACCCGCGACTTGCTGGATCATGTTGCTAACAACGGCCAACAGTTGAATCTTGAAACGGGACAAGAGTCGGCCGAGCATTTGCTGGCCTTCATCTCCGATGTGCAGCGGGACAACCTGTTTATCAATTTCGATCCGGCCAACATGATCCTGTATGGCAGCGGCGAACCGATTGATGCGCTGAAAAAAGTCGGCCATCTGGTGCGGAGCGTACATTGCAAGGATGGGACTTGGGCGGCCGATGGCCAGCGCGGCAAGGAATGGGGGGCCGAAGTGCCGCTCGGCGCGGGGGACGTTGGTATGGAAACCTATCTGCGGACGCTGCTGGAAATCGGCTACGACGGGCCGTTGACCATCGAACGGGAAATCGCCCACGACCCCAAACAGCAAAAAATCGACATCGGAGCGGCAGTCTCACTGCTGCAGGAACTGCGTGCCAAGATTCTCTGAGCGATTGGCTGCGGTAAGAATTGGCGTGTGGAGTGGCAAGAATTTCGAGTCACTCAAACAAATTTCGGTCGGCGGAGTATCCTTACCCACGAGGAGTACTCCGCCGTTCGTCATTTGAGGTAGCGGCCACCCCGTTCCCCCTGCGTCTCGTCTATCAGGTAACATCGCGATGAAGACCTGCCCGAATTGCACCGCTGCGGTTCCCGAATTGGCCAGTTTTTGCGCAAGTTGCGGTTCTGAATTCCACGGAGCGGATGCGGTGCCGCTCGAACCCGCACCCCCGCCTCCCGTGGTCCCGCAGAGCCCTTGGAAGTGGGTCGTGGGGATTGGCCTACTTTTTGTGTTGCTGGTCGGCTGTTTCGTAGCGATACAAACAATTCTGATCTATCGGCAAGCGGCAAATTCCAGAACGGTTGCTGCCGTACCAACCCAAACTACCTGGAACGAAAGAAATCTCAAGCAGATTGGCTTGGCACTGCACAATTATCACGACGTTTACAACGTGATGCCTGCCGGTGGAATTTTTGACGAACAGGGAACGGAGTTCCATAGTTGGCAAACTGCGCTGCTACCGTTTCTCGGGTACAGCGCAAAGTACGAGAACGTTCACTTCGATTTGCCATGGAACGACGTGGAAAACCAGTGGGCGTTTGATGAAGTCATCCGAGAATATGTCAATCCATCCATCCCGATGACTCACACCGGCAACGGCTATGCGCTCAGCCATTTGGCCGGGAATTCGCAGGTCTTTCCGGACAATCAAGGGCTGGCGTTCAAAGAAATCGTGGATGGAACCTCGAATACAGTGATCGCCGGTGAGGTGGTGGACGGTTTCGCACCGTGGGGATATCCTCGAAATGTCCGCAATCCCGCGGATGGGCTGCAGGGGGACAGCCTTACGTTTGGTAGCCTGGGCAAAAGTGATGGAGTCATGTTCCTCAAAGCGGATGGCTCGACAGTGTTTTTGAACCAGGATATCGATCCCAGTGTGCTCAAGGCGCTTAGCACGCCTGCAGGCGGGGAAGAAACTCCTGAAATGCCCAGGATGCGCAATTCGCCACCGTAAACGGTGTTGCCCACCGGCTATTTGCAGAAAACCTCTCTCACATTTTGAGACGAGGACCTTGGCTTAAAGTAGCCCCCCGTCACGGTTCGATGAGATTGATATCAGATGCTCACAATCTGGATCGATCGACGCACGTCATAGGTCGACTGCCGGTTTTCCTACGAATCGGTCCACTGAGATTGTCGGGGTCTGCATTTATGTCCATTACCCCCCGCTGCGTCTCAAGGACCGAGGCCATGTACGAATCACATTTTCAATTCCAACGACGTCCGTTTTCGGCAACTCCCGATTCCGACTGTCTGTTTATCACGGACAACATCCGCGAGACCATTGCGGAGTTTGTGATCAGTATGCAACGGGGACAGGGGATTGGCGTTTTGACCGGAGCCGCCGGGATGGGCAAGACCTTGCTCTGTGGTCGGCTCGCCGAGGAATTGTCCGAGCAATTTCAAGTGGCGCTGCTCAAGAATGCGAACTTCGCCACCCGCCGGTCCTTGCTGCAAAGCGTGCTCTTTGAATTGGGCCAGTCCTACACCGGCATGGCCGAGCAGGAATTGCGGCTGGAATTGGAAAAATATTGCGAGTCCGCATTAGCTGATAGCGATGGCGTCGCTTTGATCATCGACGAAGCGCACTTGATGTCGCAACGTCTGCTAGAAGAAGTCCGTTGTATCACCAACTTAACGACCGGTGGAATTCCGCTGGTTCGCGTGGTACTGAGCGGACAACCGGCGCTTGAAGAGACCTTGGCGAAACCGGGCATGGCGGCGCTCAACCAACGCATTGCTTCGCAACATCATTTGGAATCGTTGTCCCGTTTCGAATCGCGGCAATACATCGAGTACCGCACGAACTGGGGCGGCGCGAATCCGCAGCAGATCTTTACCGACGACGCAATGGCCGCCATCGCCCATGCGGCCGACGGCGTGCCCCGCGCATTGAATCAACTTTGCGACCATACGCTGTTATTGGCGTTTGTCTCGAACCAGCCCTGTGCCGATGCGGCGCTGGTCGATGAGGCCTTGGAAGACCTGCGGCAATTACCGCTGCATTGGAACGAACGAACACGTGTCGCTGGACCGTTGGATGCCTTGAAACAGAAGTCCACCGATTTGGACGAATTCACTGACGCGGATGAAGACGTCGAACCGTTTGACTTCGAAGCGTTTTCCAACGACGGAATGGAGAGCATCGAAATCGGCGGCATGGACGAAAGCCCGGCCGAAAACGAAGTCCCGCACGAAGAAGTCAGCCTGCCGGTGGAAGAAGAGGAACAAATTGCCTATGCGATAGCCAATGACGACGAAGAGATCGCCATTGAAGCGGTGATTGTGGAAGCGGATGACGTTATCGAGATGGACGCACTGGAAGTGGAGATCGAAAACGAGGAGGAGGTTCCTATGGAGACTGTTGCCATTTCATCGCATGAATCGTCTAAAAATTCTGCCGCCATTGCGGGGGTTGTGCCGTTGGTGGACGATCACCAAAGCGGAGCGGTGATGTTCGAAGAGGAACTGGTTGTCGATCGATACGCAGCACTCGATGCCGAGCGCCGTGAACGGCCACCTTTGACAGCAGTGAGTCACTCCGAAGAGCCACAACCGGAAATCCCCATGGAAACCCCGGTTGTTGAGGAATTGGCAGTTGTCGAAGAATTAGCGACTGCCGAGCCAGTAGCCGCAGACATGCAAGATGCGTCCACCGATTCTTGTGAGCTTGAGGATGAAAACGAGACGGAGCAGCAAGCCGAAGGACCGTCGGTCGATGCACTCAACGCAGCCATTTTGAACAAAAGTCTGAAATCGCACCGAAACGTCATCAATCAAATCAATGAGCTGGACTTTGGTGAAGTCGCCGCCTCAGAGGAACCAGATTTTGACGTTGTGGAATTGGAACCGGCAAAGCCATCGCAAACATTGCGTCATGACCGGCAACCAACTGCGAATGATAAATCAGCGGCGAATGAAACCGAAGAGGGCGCCGTACCGCGTCCGAACCTGCGGCGGCTGTTTACTAAACTTCGCCGTGTGCAACACGAACGCTCGGGACGGTAGTGGCACGCCCGACATCCTCGGGCGGATTTCAAGACCTCAATTGGCGAAGCGACTGATGGAGTGAAATTCATTGCGTAGCCAGATGCGGAAGTCCGCATCGATCTCGTCCATCGAATCAACGCCCAGCACCTTTTGTAACGTTGCCTGCCCATGGGGGTCGTCGCCGACCGCCGTGCGAAATTCGCGGTAATACTCTTTCA is a window encoding:
- a CDS encoding DUF1559 family PulG-like putative transporter; amino-acid sequence: MKTCPNCTAAVPELASFCASCGSEFHGADAVPLEPAPPPPVVPQSPWKWVVGIGLLFVLLVGCFVAIQTILIYRQAANSRTVAAVPTQTTWNERNLKQIGLALHNYHDVYNVMPAGGIFDEQGTEFHSWQTALLPFLGYSAKYENVHFDLPWNDVENQWAFDEVIREYVNPSIPMTHTGNGYALSHLAGNSQVFPDNQGLAFKEIVDGTSNTVIAGEVVDGFAPWGYPRNVRNPADGLQGDSLTFGSLGKSDGVMFLKADGSTVFLNQDIDPSVLKALSTPAGGEETPEMPRMRNSPP
- a CDS encoding sugar phosphate isomerase/epimerase family protein gives rise to the protein MEKWPIGVFASVDAGLGVHLDVAQELGVPTVQVHAPHQATRTEKTAQEFLAKCNDAGITITAVFGGFDGESYADIPTTVRTVGLVPEDTRAARVQEMKEISDFAKLLGCDTVALHIGFVPDAASESYQDLLTVTRDLLDHVANNGQQLNLETGQESAEHLLAFISDVQRDNLFINFDPANMILYGSGEPIDALKKVGHLVRSVHCKDGTWAADGQRGKEWGAEVPLGAGDVGMETYLRTLLEIGYDGPLTIEREIAHDPKQQKIDIGAAVSLLQELRAKIL
- a CDS encoding ExeA family protein, which translates into the protein MYESHFQFQRRPFSATPDSDCLFITDNIRETIAEFVISMQRGQGIGVLTGAAGMGKTLLCGRLAEELSEQFQVALLKNANFATRRSLLQSVLFELGQSYTGMAEQELRLELEKYCESALADSDGVALIIDEAHLMSQRLLEEVRCITNLTTGGIPLVRVVLSGQPALEETLAKPGMAALNQRIASQHHLESLSRFESRQYIEYRTNWGGANPQQIFTDDAMAAIAHAADGVPRALNQLCDHTLLLAFVSNQPCADAALVDEALEDLRQLPLHWNERTRVAGPLDALKQKSTDLDEFTDADEDVEPFDFEAFSNDGMESIEIGGMDESPAENEVPHEEVSLPVEEEEQIAYAIANDDEEIAIEAVIVEADDVIEMDALEVEIENEEEVPMETVAISSHESSKNSAAIAGVVPLVDDHQSGAVMFEEELVVDRYAALDAERRERPPLTAVSHSEEPQPEIPMETPVVEELAVVEELATAEPVAADMQDASTDSCELEDENETEQQAEGPSVDALNAAILNKSLKSHRNVINQINELDFGEVAASEEPDFDVVELEPAKPSQTLRHDRQPTANDKSAANETEEGAVPRPNLRRLFTKLRRVQHERSGR